A part of Desulfonispora thiosulfatigenes DSM 11270 genomic DNA contains:
- a CDS encoding GTP-binding protein — translation MAKAKFERNKPHINIGTIGHVDHGKTTTTAAITNVLAQAGGATAQKFDQIDKAPEERERGITINTSHVEYETENRHYAHVDCPGHADYVKNMITGAAQMDGGILVVSAADGPMPQTREHILLARQVGVPSLVVWLNKADMV, via the coding sequence ATGGCAAAAGCAAAGTTTGAAAGAAATAAGCCACACATTAATATTGGAACAATAGGTCACGTAGACCATGGTAAAACAACAACAACAGCAGCAATCACAAACGTATTAGCTCAAGCAGGTGGAGCAACAGCACAAAAATTCGACCAAATCGATAAAGCACCAGAAGAAAGAGAAAGAGGAATTACAATCAATACTTCTCATGTAGAGTATGAGACAGAAAATCGTCACTATGCACACGTAGACTGCCCAGGTCACGCTGACTATGTAAAGAACATGATTACAGGTGCAGCACAAATGGACGGTGGAATCTTAGTAGTAAGTGCAGCAGATGGCCCAATGCCACAAACGCGTGAGCATATCTTACTTGCACGTCAAGTAGGTGTACCATCATTAGTTGTATGGTTAAACAAAGCAGACATGGTAG